A portion of the Nitratidesulfovibrio termitidis HI1 genome contains these proteins:
- a CDS encoding IS1/IS1595 family N-terminal zinc-binding domain-containing protein — protein sequence MSEKPSGETVTIRELAAMVGISPRAIANRINRGTLTPSGKQNGVYIFDIDLAAKVAEEGRRSGGRPKGSRNIRTATYPDCQKCGSKMRRHGFTAGRRRYRCPACGKSQTINSR from the coding sequence ATGAGTGAAAAACCGTCTGGGGAAACGGTGACCATCCGCGAACTTGCCGCCATGGTGGGCATCAGCCCCCGGGCCATCGCCAACCGTATCAACCGAGGCACGCTCACGCCCAGTGGCAAACAAAACGGCGTCTACATCTTCGACATCGACCTTGCCGCGAAGGTCGCCGAGGAAGGGCGGAGGTCTGGCGGACGCCCCAAGGGCTCGCGAAACATCAGGACCGCTACGTATCCGGACTGTCAAAAATGCGGGAGCAAAATGCGTCGGCACGGCTTTACTGCCGGGCGGCGCCGCTATCGTTGCCCCGCATGCGGAAAATCTCAAACGATCAACAGTCGCTAA
- a CDS encoding CRISPR-associated helicase/endonuclease Cas3 — MSIAHPSLHVAKHTNSGEESIYHPLLAHCADVSAVAECILTATTLGNRLAQGAQQPLCSGQIQRLAAIATLHDLGKYAPCFQTKIRQLGKGCGHIEVLNGLFRLEKAVTRLSALMPWLTQWDTSGGMTVGRLLDAAFSHHGTPRGFVFSRQSASDGWEQQWTTAHGGAFDGITALANALPGWFPKAFAPDTPPLPDTPSLTHLFAGLVMLADWLGSDTRFFPYCGHGGRPGPDNDPMPYARQAAARALRDTGLDVSALQAQHLPAFERQFPFPPRGMQRDIEDIPLLHEGSLTILEAETGSGKTEAAFRLFSRLFHAGLVDSLYFACPLRFAATQLHGRAVSCMARTYDTPPPVVLAVPGYLRVDKAEGYRLPDFRVQWNEVGEWTTANRGWACEHPKRYLCAPVAVGTIDQCLLAGMRVGHAHLRAIGLARSLLVVDEVHASDAYMTTLTCNLLRFLQKVGGHVLLMSATLGGAARQHYLDVWEHGARWPNIAPAFDACLAAPYPTLWSGRKTPTASDDRSGPPRPDAGRRIFPKILPLGNDAELAAKAAMLARAGACVLIVRNKVATAVETCRAVEEQLADARHLLFRVNDVATLHHGRFGTEDRRLLDTTVEDRFGKAGSRHPGVLVATQTLEQSLDVDFDVLFTDLCPMDVLLQRIGRLHRHSRNEDARPAECREAVCHVISPEGGKTDTLLTPTVQRMLNAGIERAYPDLRCLKLTLDLLHKAAHDTQPWCIPHDNRLLVESATHPDRLRACHALAPEWEAHGVRIEGVLTAQTQQGIFSLVEWDKHFGPDSAAPANEEERMFTRLGLNDRLAVFSDAQPGPFGHPVRQVKIPGWLASGAAPDEIPTNIEARDETLRFNFASNRFRYDRHGLHKEER; from the coding sequence ATGAGTATTGCGCATCCATCGCTACACGTTGCAAAGCATACGAATTCGGGCGAAGAATCAATTTACCACCCTCTTCTCGCTCACTGTGCTGATGTCAGTGCCGTTGCCGAGTGCATCCTTACCGCAACGACCTTGGGCAACCGCCTGGCGCAGGGGGCTCAACAACCGCTGTGCTCCGGACAAATCCAACGACTGGCGGCCATTGCGACATTGCACGATCTTGGCAAGTATGCGCCCTGTTTCCAGACCAAAATCCGACAGCTAGGCAAAGGATGCGGGCACATCGAGGTGTTGAACGGCCTGTTCCGCCTTGAGAAGGCCGTAACCAGGCTGTCAGCCCTCATGCCGTGGCTCACGCAGTGGGACACGTCGGGCGGCATGACCGTGGGGCGGCTGCTCGACGCCGCATTTTCGCACCACGGCACCCCACGCGGCTTCGTGTTCAGCAGGCAAAGCGCTTCGGACGGTTGGGAACAGCAGTGGACGACTGCCCACGGGGGCGCTTTCGATGGCATCACTGCTCTAGCCAACGCCCTCCCTGGCTGGTTTCCCAAGGCCTTTGCGCCAGACACGCCGCCCTTGCCCGATACACCAAGCCTGACGCACCTCTTTGCCGGACTGGTGATGCTGGCCGACTGGCTTGGATCAGACACGCGCTTCTTTCCGTATTGCGGTCACGGTGGCCGCCCCGGCCCGGATAACGATCCCATGCCATACGCCCGGCAGGCTGCCGCCAGAGCCCTGCGCGACACCGGGCTGGACGTCTCTGCCTTGCAGGCTCAACACCTTCCGGCTTTTGAGCGACAGTTCCCGTTCCCCCCGCGCGGGATGCAGCGGGATATCGAAGATATTCCCCTGCTCCACGAGGGCAGTCTTACCATCCTTGAAGCCGAGACCGGCTCAGGCAAGACCGAAGCGGCATTCCGCCTCTTCAGCCGTCTCTTTCACGCGGGCTTGGTCGATTCTCTTTACTTCGCCTGCCCACTGCGCTTTGCGGCCACACAACTACATGGACGCGCAGTTTCGTGCATGGCCCGCACGTACGACACACCGCCCCCGGTCGTGCTGGCCGTGCCCGGATACCTGCGCGTAGACAAAGCCGAGGGATACCGCCTTCCCGATTTTCGCGTGCAGTGGAATGAAGTTGGCGAGTGGACGACTGCCAACAGAGGCTGGGCATGTGAGCATCCCAAACGCTACCTGTGCGCCCCTGTGGCTGTTGGCACCATTGACCAGTGCCTGCTGGCAGGCATGCGGGTGGGACATGCCCATTTGCGCGCCATTGGCTTGGCGCGTTCGCTTCTGGTCGTGGACGAGGTGCACGCCAGCGATGCCTACATGACCACGCTCACCTGCAACCTTTTGCGCTTCCTGCAAAAAGTCGGTGGACACGTACTGCTCATGTCCGCAACCTTGGGCGGGGCGGCGCGCCAACACTACCTTGATGTCTGGGAGCACGGGGCAAGGTGGCCGAACATCGCTCCTGCCTTCGACGCATGCCTTGCCGCTCCGTACCCCACGCTGTGGAGCGGTCGAAAGACACCCACAGCAAGCGACGACAGGTCAGGTCCGCCTCGACCAGATGCGGGGCGTCGCATTTTCCCCAAAATTCTCCCCCTGGGAAATGATGCCGAACTCGCGGCCAAGGCGGCCATGCTGGCCAGGGCGGGTGCCTGCGTGCTCATCGTGCGCAACAAGGTAGCGACGGCGGTCGAAACCTGCCGCGCTGTGGAGGAACAACTCGCTGACGCCCGGCATCTGCTCTTCCGGGTCAACGATGTCGCCACGCTGCACCACGGACGCTTCGGAACTGAGGACAGAAGGCTGCTGGATACGACCGTGGAAGACCGTTTCGGCAAAGCGGGCAGCCGCCACCCCGGCGTGCTGGTGGCCACGCAAACGCTGGAACAGTCTCTGGACGTGGATTTCGATGTGCTCTTCACCGACTTGTGCCCCATGGATGTACTGTTGCAGCGCATTGGCCGCCTGCACCGCCACAGCCGTAACGAAGACGCCCGACCCGCAGAATGCCGGGAGGCCGTATGTCACGTCATCTCCCCCGAAGGCGGTAAAACAGACACCCTTCTCACCCCCACAGTTCAACGTATGCTCAATGCCGGAATTGAACGTGCCTACCCCGACCTGCGCTGCCTCAAGCTGACTCTCGACTTGTTGCACAAGGCCGCGCACGATACGCAGCCGTGGTGCATCCCGCACGACAACCGGCTGCTGGTGGAATCCGCCACGCACCCGGACAGACTGCGCGCTTGTCACGCCCTTGCCCCGGAATGGGAGGCTCACGGCGTGCGTATTGAGGGGGTTCTTACCGCGCAGACCCAACAGGGGATATTCAGCCTCGTGGAGTGGGACAAGCACTTCGGCCCGGATAGCGCCGCACCGGCAAACGAGGAAGAGCGGATGTTCACCCGCCTCGGACTGAACGACCGACTTGCCGTGTTTTCCGATGCCCAGCCCGGCCCCTTCGGACACCCCGTGCGTCAGGTAAAAATTCCCGGTTGGCTGGCATCCGGCGCAGCCCCGGATGAAATTCCCACCAACATCGAGGCCCGGGACGAAACACTCCGCTTCAATTTCGCCAGCAACCGATTCCGCTATGACCGGCATGGCCTGCACAAGGAGGAACGATGA
- the cas7e gene encoding type I-E CRISPR-associated protein Cas7/Cse4/CasC codes for MPLPRFIQISTLTSYPAALLNRDDSGLAKRIPFGGTVRTRISSQCLKRHWRLADGEHSLRNVSPELGLAIRSRALFRLRLQEPLVGDGVPEKVAETVLSAFAKSLYEGKDKDGTDDKDGKSKDDAKSPLDRSELVVLGEPEIAFLLREARGICAQAGGDPKKAATLAKDYLKTQKDNFRAITCGAGVDGAMFGRFISGDPGARVSAAVHVAHAFTVHQESSETDYFTAVDDLLTREAGGSGHLGATELTSGLYYSYAVIDVPLLVSNLTGCRPEDWLDQDRTLAGKVAANLVHLMATVTPGAKLGSTAPYDYAALVLAEAGERQPRTLANAFLDPVRLGTPDLMGRTVASLANYVGDVDAMYGPGEMRWLASRLPGVQVPGAVRTPLPELAQALLQAVATAGRS; via the coding sequence ATGCCCCTTCCCCGCTTCATTCAGATATCGACCCTGACCAGCTACCCCGCAGCCCTGCTTAACCGGGACGATTCCGGACTGGCCAAGCGCATTCCCTTTGGCGGTACCGTGCGTACGCGGATCAGTTCCCAATGCCTCAAGCGACATTGGCGGCTGGCCGATGGCGAACACAGCCTGCGAAATGTTTCCCCGGAGCTAGGGCTGGCGATCCGTTCGCGCGCCTTGTTCAGGCTGCGTTTGCAGGAACCGCTTGTCGGCGATGGCGTTCCTGAAAAGGTTGCGGAAACCGTCTTGAGCGCCTTTGCCAAAAGCCTCTATGAGGGCAAGGACAAAGATGGAACAGACGACAAGGACGGCAAGAGCAAGGACGACGCCAAGAGTCCGCTGGACCGCAGCGAACTTGTGGTGCTTGGCGAACCTGAGATCGCCTTTCTCCTGCGTGAGGCACGCGGAATTTGCGCCCAGGCCGGGGGCGACCCCAAGAAGGCAGCCACGCTGGCCAAGGACTACCTGAAGACGCAAAAGGATAATTTTCGGGCCATCACCTGCGGCGCGGGCGTGGACGGCGCCATGTTCGGTCGGTTCATCAGCGGTGATCCCGGCGCGCGCGTTTCGGCGGCGGTGCATGTGGCCCATGCCTTTACCGTGCATCAGGAATCCTCGGAAACCGACTACTTCACCGCCGTGGACGATCTGCTGACGCGAGAGGCGGGGGGCAGCGGGCACCTGGGTGCAACAGAACTGACCAGCGGCCTGTACTATTCCTACGCCGTAATCGACGTGCCACTGCTGGTTTCCAACCTGACCGGATGCCGCCCCGAAGACTGGCTCGACCAGGATCGGACCCTTGCGGGCAAGGTTGCGGCTAACCTCGTGCATCTTATGGCTACGGTCACTCCCGGCGCCAAGCTGGGCTCCACCGCGCCCTACGACTATGCGGCCCTTGTGCTGGCAGAGGCGGGCGAGCGGCAGCCCCGTACGCTGGCCAACGCATTTCTTGATCCCGTCCGGCTCGGCACCCCTGACCTGATGGGCCGCACAGTCGCTTCTCTGGCCAACTACGTTGGTGATGTGGACGCCATGTACGGACCCGGCGAGATGCGCTGGCTTGCCAGTCGGCTGCCCGGCGTTCAGGTACCCGGTGCCGTGCGCACGCCCTTGCCTGAACTGGCGCAGGCCCTGTTGCAGGCCGTGGCCACGGCGGGGAGGTCGTAA
- a CDS encoding META domain-containing protein, with protein sequence MKDIFLCYVVSVGMLMLVTAGCDRSTETPPSAAALSWSQLARSDFLLSSYNGTAFWSNKPPTLSFHSNNKVSGSICNRFTGLGHFENNQLTITPLLLINVSCADPELDALESAFRTAITKGVRITLENDELHLQGDELDLVYMRKWPRPAQP encoded by the coding sequence ATGAAAGATATTTTTCTATGTTACGTAGTGTCCGTTGGCATGCTCATGCTCGTCACAGCCGGGTGCGATCGCTCAACGGAAACCCCGCCCAGCGCGGCGGCGTTGTCCTGGAGCCAGTTGGCGCGCAGCGATTTTCTGCTTTCCAGCTATAACGGCACTGCGTTTTGGAGCAATAAACCGCCCACACTGTCGTTCCACAGCAATAACAAAGTGAGCGGCAGCATTTGCAACCGTTTCACCGGCCTTGGGCATTTCGAAAACAACCAACTCACCATCACGCCCCTGCTTCTCATCAACGTGTCCTGCGCAGATCCAGAACTCGACGCGTTGGAAAGCGCATTCCGCACAGCCATCACGAAAGGCGTTCGCATCACTCTTGAGAATGATGAACTCCACCTGCAAGGTGATGAACTCGACCTTGTCTACATGCGCAAATGGCCAAGGCCAGCACAACCGTAG
- the cas2e gene encoding type I-E CRISPR-associated endoribonuclease Cas2e, whose product MTVVVTRNVPDRFRGFLASCLLEVSPGVYTHPRLSRAVRERVWTVLAGWFAEVDGASIVMVYADGGEDTGQAIRVLGEPPRALVDADGVILSRMPRLGTP is encoded by the coding sequence ATGACCGTGGTGGTGACTCGTAACGTCCCTGATCGCTTCCGGGGCTTTCTGGCCTCTTGCCTTCTAGAGGTGTCGCCCGGAGTATACACCCACCCGCGCCTCTCGCGGGCTGTGCGCGAACGGGTGTGGACAGTGCTGGCAGGATGGTTCGCGGAGGTGGACGGAGCCTCCATCGTCATGGTTTATGCCGATGGGGGCGAAGACACCGGCCAGGCTATTCGTGTTCTCGGCGAGCCTCCGCGTGCGCTTGTAGACGCGGATGGTGTGATCCTGAGTCGAATGCCGCGGCTTGGCACCCCCTGA
- the casB gene encoding type I-E CRISPR-associated protein Cse2/CasB yields MTHETTTAPETSPLARSVASVAATLSHPNFPKGDLAALRRGGPSLVATPGFWRVLLDRVDEGLRATDQAERAWAVIFQSMSIMAPNIHTPNRTLGAVLADMSKSLEHRFLRLLRCRGEQLEDQIRLMARLLASNGTSVDWVSLAGLLLPGNDDAKDRTMHRLARDYYGKK; encoded by the coding sequence ATGACGCACGAAACGACTACGGCCCCGGAAACATCCCCCCTGGCCCGGAGCGTTGCGTCCGTGGCTGCAACATTGTCCCACCCGAACTTTCCCAAAGGCGATCTTGCCGCGTTGCGACGCGGCGGTCCGTCCCTCGTCGCCACGCCCGGATTCTGGCGCGTGCTCCTGGACCGTGTGGATGAAGGACTGCGCGCCACTGACCAGGCAGAACGCGCATGGGCCGTCATATTCCAATCCATGTCCATCATGGCCCCGAACATCCACACCCCCAACCGCACCCTTGGCGCGGTGCTGGCGGACATGAGCAAAAGCCTGGAACACAGGTTTCTGCGGTTACTGCGCTGTCGGGGAGAGCAGTTGGAGGACCAGATACGACTGATGGCCCGCCTGCTTGCCTCAAACGGCACTTCCGTGGACTGGGTTTCTCTGGCCGGGCTGTTGCTGCCCGGAAATGATGACGCCAAAGACCGCACCATGCACCGACTTGCCCGCGACTATTACGGAAAGAAATAG
- the cas5e gene encoding type I-E CRISPR-associated protein Cas5/CasD: MRFLVLRLEGPLMSFGDAAVDELRRTRELPGLSMLTGLAANALGLRFTDDYKLERLQTRLVYGARLDRSGKCLVDYHTTQLGKNDSMWRTSYGPDKRKSQFKSDTLTAESKRHYRADSRVCVVLSLVPEDESPTLDDLAAAFARPFRPLFLGRVCCPPSGPLHRGEVVDAPDAYDALERAAPGEQSDPAPLTALWPADGPGARRPVDMAAGRIVELHDLRDWRNDMHSGSRYAVSGPVHPCGVFAKGEVQS; the protein is encoded by the coding sequence ATGCGCTTCCTCGTTCTGCGCCTGGAGGGGCCGCTTATGTCCTTTGGCGACGCAGCCGTGGACGAATTGCGCCGTACTCGGGAATTACCGGGCCTATCCATGCTCACGGGACTTGCAGCCAATGCCCTGGGGTTGCGTTTTACTGACGATTACAAGTTGGAACGCCTGCAAACGAGGCTGGTTTATGGTGCGCGACTCGATAGGAGTGGAAAATGCCTAGTAGACTACCATACGACTCAACTGGGCAAAAACGACAGCATGTGGCGCACCTCATACGGGCCAGACAAGAGAAAAAGCCAATTCAAAAGTGACACCCTGACCGCCGAAAGCAAACGCCATTACCGCGCCGACTCCCGTGTCTGCGTCGTTCTTTCTCTGGTTCCGGAGGACGAATCGCCAACTCTGGACGACTTGGCCGCCGCCTTTGCCAGGCCGTTCCGTCCGCTCTTTCTGGGCAGGGTGTGTTGCCCTCCTTCCGGCCCCTTGCATCGGGGCGAAGTCGTCGATGCTCCGGATGCATACGACGCTCTTGAACGCGCCGCACCAGGGGAACAAAGCGACCCCGCTCCGCTCACCGCGCTCTGGCCCGCTGATGGTCCGGGCGCACGCCGCCCGGTGGACATGGCCGCAGGCAGGATAGTGGAGCTCCATGATCTTCGCGACTGGCGCAACGATATGCATTCCGGCTCCCGATACGCGGTTTCGGGGCCGGTCCATCCATGCGGAGTGTTCGCCAAGGGGGAGGTACAATCATGA
- the cas1e gene encoding type I-E CRISPR-associated endonuclease Cas1e codes for MFGRLGLETARIPHADRHGLLWLGRGQLTVQAGTLRFATAGCEGLEPGEYDIPYQQVSCILLGPGCSMTHDVLRLAARHGTMLMAVGEDGVRCYSAPPFGPDESRLARKQAIAWADPDERIRIARRMYAWRLGEVLPTRDVSALRGIEGARMRETYKLTAARYGLNWNGRRYDRQNPEAADPPNQALNHAASAVQAAAEIAVASTATIAQLGFIHEESSRSFVLDIADLFRDSLTLPCAFEAVKLWRKQPDIALERHVRRLTGSRMRKTGTIPAMIDRIKELFDADDRGGDS; via the coding sequence ATGTTTGGGCGCCTGGGGCTTGAAACCGCTCGAATCCCGCATGCGGACCGCCATGGCTTGCTGTGGCTTGGCAGGGGGCAACTTACCGTGCAGGCGGGCACGCTGCGCTTCGCCACAGCGGGCTGCGAGGGGTTGGAGCCTGGGGAATACGACATTCCCTACCAGCAAGTGTCCTGCATACTGCTGGGGCCGGGATGCTCGATGACACACGACGTCCTGCGACTGGCCGCACGCCATGGAACAATGCTGATGGCCGTGGGAGAAGACGGGGTGCGGTGTTATTCCGCGCCGCCGTTCGGTCCGGACGAAAGCCGTCTTGCACGAAAGCAGGCCATTGCATGGGCCGACCCCGACGAGCGCATACGGATTGCCCGGCGTATGTATGCATGGAGGCTGGGGGAGGTTTTGCCCACGCGCGATGTTTCCGCACTGCGGGGCATAGAGGGAGCGCGCATGCGCGAAACATACAAGCTGACCGCCGCGCGCTACGGACTGAACTGGAACGGGCGCCGTTATGATCGACAGAACCCGGAAGCAGCCGACCCACCGAACCAGGCACTGAACCATGCCGCATCAGCCGTCCAGGCGGCTGCCGAGATTGCTGTTGCGTCAACCGCAACCATCGCGCAACTCGGCTTCATCCACGAAGAATCCTCTCGCTCATTCGTTCTGGATATCGCGGATTTGTTCCGTGACAGTCTGACGCTGCCCTGCGCTTTTGAGGCAGTAAAACTCTGGCGCAAACAACCAGATATCGCTCTTGAGCGGCACGTGCGACGACTGACCGGCAGCCGCATGCGCAAGACGGGTACCATCCCGGCCATGATCGACCGCATCAAGGAGTTGTTCGATGCCGATGACCGTGGTGGTGACTCGTAA
- a CDS encoding OB-fold protein, giving the protein MTDILKALCWIFISLIVLGLLMKAAPLPPARQNAPDQISGAPEGLTAPTATRHQDSQSAVGGRKSAATLWKEYQTNEVAAKTQYQGKYVTISGTVYATDRAPNGNPRISFAVGHEGLQAIIMEFDTSERDNTARLIHGNKVNVIGRIKTYILHSTLYLDDCHLMKQED; this is encoded by the coding sequence GTGACGGATATCCTGAAGGCGTTATGCTGGATCTTTATCAGCCTGATTGTGCTTGGTCTTCTCATGAAGGCAGCGCCACTCCCTCCTGCCCGGCAAAATGCACCAGATCAGATAAGTGGCGCGCCAGAAGGACTGACCGCGCCAACAGCCACAAGACATCAAGACAGCCAGAGTGCTGTTGGGGGAAGAAAGTCCGCCGCCACCCTGTGGAAAGAATACCAGACGAATGAAGTTGCGGCAAAGACGCAGTACCAGGGCAAGTATGTCACCATCTCCGGAACGGTATACGCAACAGACAGAGCGCCGAATGGAAATCCGAGAATATCTTTCGCTGTGGGGCATGAAGGGCTCCAGGCCATAATAATGGAGTTTGACACCAGCGAACGCGACAACACTGCACGACTAATACATGGGAATAAAGTAAATGTAATTGGACGGATAAAGACATACATATTGCATAGCACGCTTTACCTGGACGACTGCCACCTGATGAAACAGGAGGACTGA
- a CDS encoding META domain-containing protein, whose amino-acid sequence MQRALLLPQLLLLLGVLTLTNVGCERAPDASPKATYDTWDMLARSDFQLVSRNGGQLSGNRQPTLSFHRDNRVSGSICNRFTGHGYVVNDHLILTGLIFSSMLCADSELNALETEFGAALRQGARITLQNDQLHLWGDGIDLVYIRKWSKSAKP is encoded by the coding sequence ATGCAACGCGCCCTCCTGCTCCCCCAATTGCTGCTGTTGCTCGGCGTGTTGACACTCACCAACGTCGGGTGCGAACGCGCCCCTGATGCCTCCCCCAAGGCCACCTACGACACATGGGACATGCTGGCGCGCAGTGACTTCCAGCTTGTCAGCCGCAACGGCGGCCAACTATCAGGCAACAGACAGCCAACCCTGTCGTTCCACCGCGACAACCGGGTAAGCGGCAGCATCTGCAATCGCTTCACTGGGCATGGATACGTGGTCAATGATCACCTGATTCTCACCGGCCTGATCTTCAGCAGCATGCTCTGTGCCGATTCGGAATTGAACGCCCTCGAAACGGAATTCGGCGCAGCCCTCAGGCAGGGGGCCCGCATTACCCTGCAAAATGACCAACTCCACCTGTGGGGGGACGGGATAGACCTTGTCTACATCCGCAAGTGGTCCAAGTCGGCAAAGCCATAG
- a CDS encoding helix-turn-helix domain-containing protein, producing the protein MLLTVQQAVERSGRSAAAVYSAISQGRLKAHPSNAKKVLIDPADLEAWAATTRTTRSRKKISA; encoded by the coding sequence ATGCTCCTCACTGTCCAGCAAGCGGTCGAGCGCTCGGGACGCTCTGCCGCAGCTGTCTACTCGGCAATCTCCCAAGGCAGGCTAAAAGCTCACCCCTCAAACGCCAAAAAAGTACTTATCGACCCCGCCGATCTTGAGGCCTGGGCTGCTACCACCCGGACGACCCGATCACGCAAGAAAATCTCGGCATAG
- a CDS encoding excisionase family DNA-binding protein yields the protein MFLTVHQAAKRAYRTESAIYKAVRNGKLMAYQTRRHRKISIHQADLDAWIAATKVGRPRKQKNTKPEATTSLKQTEPACNAPSCSPNCCCCSAC from the coding sequence ATGTTTCTCACAGTTCACCAGGCTGCCAAACGTGCCTACCGCACCGAGAGTGCCATCTACAAGGCCGTCCGGAACGGCAAGCTGATGGCTTACCAAACCCGGCGCCACAGAAAAATCAGCATTCATCAGGCCGATCTTGATGCATGGATCGCCGCAACAAAAGTCGGTCGTCCGCGCAAACAGAAAAACACCAAACCGGAAGCCACCACTTCTCTCAAACAAACGGAGCCTGCATGCAACGCGCCCTCCTGCTCCCCCAATTGCTGCTGTTGCTCGGCGTGTTGA
- a CDS encoding type I-E CRISPR-associated protein Cas6/Cse3/CasE, translating into MIQLAIVPVRLYAWARLSGMTLRDQGYLVHAALRKAFGTAAPQPFVVLEPSRSASAPELLTVLGYGRADKHLLAQHMAEVAQPLLSEALPGDYMAHKDMPQAWPSGSRFGFRVSCCPIVRTSGGAEKDVYLAAMERAQDGEQPDREAAYTAWLRRELGRGDAAELLSASMRAFRLVQPMRRKERGAPPSTIRTRPETVLEGTLAVRDGAGFAALLERGVGRHRAFGYGMLLLSPSKE; encoded by the coding sequence ATGATCCAACTCGCCATAGTCCCGGTTCGGCTCTATGCATGGGCGCGTCTTTCCGGAATGACACTCCGGGATCAGGGCTATCTGGTGCATGCGGCGTTGCGCAAGGCATTCGGAACGGCGGCCCCACAGCCTTTCGTGGTCCTTGAGCCAAGTCGTTCAGCGAGCGCCCCGGAATTGCTGACGGTACTGGGCTATGGCCGGGCGGATAAACACTTGCTTGCGCAACACATGGCCGAAGTGGCGCAACCGTTGTTGTCCGAGGCTCTGCCGGGCGATTACATGGCGCACAAGGACATGCCCCAGGCTTGGCCTTCCGGCAGCCGATTCGGATTCCGCGTGAGCTGCTGCCCCATCGTTCGAACTTCGGGCGGCGCTGAGAAGGATGTCTACCTTGCAGCAATGGAACGCGCCCAAGACGGGGAACAGCCCGACCGGGAAGCCGCATATACCGCGTGGCTGCGCCGCGAACTGGGCCGAGGCGATGCCGCTGAGCTACTGTCCGCCTCCATGCGGGCCTTTCGCCTGGTGCAGCCCATGCGCCGAAAGGAGCGAGGTGCCCCACCCAGCACCATCAGGACACGCCCGGAAACGGTGCTGGAAGGAACGCTGGCGGTCAGAGACGGAGCAGGGTTTGCCGCCCTGCTGGAACGTGGTGTAGGCCGTCACCGGGCTTTCGGCTACGGCATGCTGCTGCTCTCGCCAAGCAAGGAGTAG